The DNA window CACCTCGTCGGCAAGGTCCTTGTGGGTGGCGGAAATCACGCGGGTGTCCACTTTGCGTACTTCGGTGTCGCCGACCGGGATGAACTCGCCGCGTTCCAAGACCCGCAGCAGCTTGACCTGCATCGGTGGCGGTGTGTCGCCGACCTCGTCCAGAAACATCGTGCCGCCGTCGGCGGCGGCGAAGAGCCCCCGCTTGTCGGTGTTGGCCCCGGTGAACGCCCCTTTGCGGTAGCCGAACAGCTCACTTTCCAATAGGCTCTCGGTGAAGGCGCCGCAGTTGACGGCCACGAAGGGCCTCTCTTTGCGCGGCCCATGAAAGTGGATGGCGCGCGCGATCATCTCTTTGCCCGTTCCCGTCTCGCCCTGCAGCAAGACCGTGATCGGCGAGCTGAGGGCGCTCTCCACCAGGCGGAACACCTTCTCCATGGCGGCGCTGGTACCGACAATGTCGGAAAAGCGGTGCAGTGCCTGCCGTTCGCGGGCGAGCAAGGCAACTTCATCGCGCAGCTTGGCCTCGGACAGCTTGAGCGTCCGGTACAGGCTCGCGTGTTCGATGGCGACAGCGATGCTGCCGGCGAGGGCTTCGAGAAAGGTGAGGTCTGACTGAGTGAACTCGCCCTGGCGCTTGTTGACGCATTCGATCACGCCGATGATGCCGCGTTGTGTGCGTAAGGGGGTGCAGAGAATCGAGCGCGTGTCGCCGCCGGTCTGTTGGTCGACCTCGGCGTAGAACCGGGGATCGCGGTGCACGTCTGGAACCAGGAGCGACTCGCCCGTCTGCACCACGGCGCCGGCCACGCCCTTGTCGGCGGGCATGCGAAGCTGGCGTAGGCGATGCGCGATCGCCTCATTTTCCGGACTGACGAAGGGGAAGAACAATTCGCGGCCGGTCTCATCCAGCAAGATCACCGAGCACCCTTCCGCGCCTAGGAGATCCTTGGTCTCGCCGACCACGAACGGGAGGAGGTCATCGAGATCGATCAGTGCATGCAGCGAGCGGCTCACATCATAGAGCAGCTTGAGCTGTTCCGTCGAGATGTCCGGCATGGTCCTGGGGTCGTCAGCGCTGATGGAGCTGCGCTGCCGTCTCTGCCAGCGCTTGCTCGTAAATGGCCAGATCCGAGGCGCTGAACAGGACAAAGCGCACGAGTCTGATCTGGGGAGTGGCGCGCAGCATGCGGGCAACCGTCATGATGGCGATGCGTGCGGCCTGGGCAATCGGGAAACCGTAGGCCCCGGTGCTGATGGAAGGAAACGCGAGCGTGGTCGCGCCGTTCTCGGCCGCAACTTCAAGGCTGCGGCGATAGGCGCTGGCGAGCCGATCCGGCTCGCCGTGCTTCGCGTCACGATAAATCGGGCCGACGGTGTGCACCACGTACTTCGCCCTGAGCTTGCCGCCGGTAGTGATCTTCGCCTCCCCCGTGGCGCAGCCGCCAAGCTCCCTGCATTCAGCCAGGATGGCTGGGCCGCCGGCACGATGGATGGCGCCGTCCACGCCGCCGCCGCCCAATAAACTCGTGTTGGCCGCGTTGACGATCGCGTCGGTGTCCTGGCCGGTAATGTCACCGCGGACCAACTCGATTCGACTGCCGCCGATGGAAAGCTCCCGCATGATGATCTTCCCCGGAATGCTACCGCTTACCCACGCAGCCTCGACTTCCGTGCCGCTGCGATAGTCGCTTACCGACAGGATAAGCGCAAATGCCACCGACGCAAGAAGAGGCGAGGCCGGCCCGTCTTCAGCGACGGCTGGCGGCTAGTCCTACGGCTAAGAGCATGATCGCCGCACCCAGCATGCTCTGGCGGCTGAGATGTTCGCCGAGCCAGAAGGCCTCGGCCGCGGCGGCGGTGACGACACTAATCGTTGCCGCCAGGCTGCCTTGTATTGCCGGCGCAAAGCCGAGGCCCTGGTGCAGGAGCACCTGTCCGCCGACGGAGGTCACGACCACGCCGGTAAGCGCCAGCAGCAGACCGGGAGACAACGTGGGTGCTCCGAGGAGCAGCGACGGCGCGGTGAGCGCCGCGCCTACCGCCATGAAGTAGGTGGTGATCAGCAAGGCACTTTCGGTGATACGCAGCTGGCGGGCTGTGGCCACGGCACCGCCCGCAAATACGGCCGCCGCCAATGCGCTCAGACCGCCCCAGGTCGCCGACGGGCTGAGCGCAGCGGCGGGGTTGATGATGATGACTACACCAATCATGCTCAAGGCTATCGCCAGCGCGACGTGCCCATCGAACCGTTCGCCCATCAGAGTCGTGGCGAAGAGCGCGGTGAACACGGGGTAGGTGCAGTTGAGCAAGGTGGCCAGGCCGGCTCCGGCCCCGCGGATGCCATGGTAGTAGAGGATGATTGCTCCGGCGCCCAGCAAGCCGCGCTGCAGAATGCGGTACAGGTTGCCGGGCTGCGGTCGCAGAGCGCGGCCGCGCCCGAAGGCGAGGAGGACGAGTAGGGAGCCCGTGAAGCGGACGAAGGCGATCTGGAACGGTGGCATCTCGTACGCCGCCACGCGCACGAACACAGCCATGAGGCCGAACAGAATCGAGGCGAGGAATATGACGCCGAGACCGTTCAGCAGCACCGCGCGCCGCTCCAGTGGGAGTTCGATGGTTGTCATGCCCGTCTTCCGGCAAGCACGAATGACGGAGCGGCGCCCGCGAGTCAACGCGGCGGGTTTCGACGAGCGTGCGGAGTGGTGCGCCAGTCAGCCAGTGAGCCAGTAGGGAGATCACTGGTTCACCGGCTCAGCTTTCTCAGTTGGCGATGGGCAGTTCGTGCGTGACGTCGAAGCGGTCGCCGCAAATCATGCCGATGCGGCGATACTCCGGTTCCGTGCGCTCGGTAATCAGATTGAGTCGCTTCAAGTTCGGCATGACGGTGTGCATGAAGATCTCACTGTTCAGTGCCGGCCACCTCAGCCACCTCGCGCATGCCGATGCCGGCGAATCCCCGACGTGCGAACAGATCTTCCGCTGCGTCCAAGATCTTGTCGCGCGAAGCGATTTCTACAGCCGCTGCTTGCACCATGGACCGGCCGTTCGAAGGTCAATAAAAAAGATGACATTTATCATCTTCGCCTAACTCTCGGTTCGCTCAAGTCCTGGGATATGGCTTATGGCACATCGCTTAGGGATTTCTGACCATAGGCAATAAGCCATATGCGATAGGCGCGAGGCGCGCCTCGCCAGTTGTCCCCCTTTGCCTGAGGGCCTCGATTTTGTATCGTCGGTTCATGAGTTTGCAGGAAGATATCGTCGATTTGTGTAGGGCTGCCCGCCAAGCCGCGCGGCTTGTGGCGGCAGCCTCGGCGGACACGAAGAACCGCTGCCTGCGCGGCGCCGCGGAGCAGTTGCGCGCCAATCGGTCTCGCTTGCTGGAGGCAAACCGCGAGGATGTCTGGCGCGGCCGCGAAGCGGGGCTTTCGGCGGCGTTGCTGGACCGGCTAACGCTGACGGAGGCGCGCATCGACGCCATGGCGAAGGGGGTGGAAGAGGTTGCCCAGCTTCCCGA is part of the Candidatus Binatia bacterium genome and encodes:
- a CDS encoding sigma 54-interacting transcriptional regulator, whose product is MPDISTEQLKLLYDVSRSLHALIDLDDLLPFVVGETKDLLGAEGCSVILLDETGRELFFPFVSPENEAIAHRLRQLRMPADKGVAGAVVQTGESLLVPDVHRDPRFYAEVDQQTGGDTRSILCTPLRTQRGIIGVIECVNKRQGEFTQSDLTFLEALAGSIAVAIEHASLYRTLKLSEAKLRDEVALLARERQALHRFSDIVGTSAAMEKVFRLVESALSSPITVLLQGETGTGKEMIARAIHFHGPRKERPFVAVNCGAFTESLLESELFGYRKGAFTGANTDKRGLFAAADGGTMFLDEVGDTPPPMQVKLLRVLERGEFIPVGDTEVRKVDTRVISATHKDLADEVRAGRFREDLYYRLNAFPIRVPPLRERREDIPLLVAHFLQRLTHKWGKPSARVSPDAMDCLVRYPWPGNVRELEHELERALTLAGEASVLGPEYFSERVLAAATHSGRMRPLGPLKQARNAFEREYIAHVLRTQAGNVSHAARALGISRVMLQKKMKAFGLRSTSPS
- a CDS encoding O-acetyl-ADP-ribose deacetylase; the protein is MRELSIGGSRIELVRGDITGQDTDAIVNAANTSLLGGGGVDGAIHRAGGPAILAECRELGGCATGEAKITTGGKLRAKYVVHTVGPIYRDAKHGEPDRLASAYRRSLEVAAENGATTLAFPSISTGAYGFPIAQAARIAIMTVARMLRATPQIRLVRFVLFSASDLAIYEQALAETAAQLHQR
- a CDS encoding DMT family transporter encodes the protein MTTIELPLERRAVLLNGLGVIFLASILFGLMAVFVRVAAYEMPPFQIAFVRFTGSLLVLLAFGRGRALRPQPGNLYRILQRGLLGAGAIILYYHGIRGAGAGLATLLNCTYPVFTALFATTLMGERFDGHVALAIALSMIGVVIIINPAAALSPSATWGGLSALAAAVFAGGAVATARQLRITESALLITTYFMAVGAALTAPSLLLGAPTLSPGLLLALTGVVVTSVGGQVLLHQGLGFAPAIQGSLAATISVVTAAAAEAFWLGEHLSRQSMLGAAIMLLAVGLAASRR
- a CDS encoding TetR family transcriptional regulator, whose translation is MVQAAAVEIASRDKILDAAEDLFARRGFAGIGMREVAEVAGTEQ